The Mytilus galloprovincialis chromosome 3, xbMytGall1.hap1.1, whole genome shotgun sequence genomic interval ATCAGCTTCATATTTCATTACATATTGGTAAGTTCATGTGAGATCTTATTTTATCTTGTAAAAGATGATCTCTTGAAAAAGGTCGATCAGCTTCATATTTCATTACATATTGGTAAGTTCATGTGAGATCttattttatcttgtaaacgatgATCTCTTGAAAAAGGTCGATCAGCTTCATATTTCATTACATATTGGTAAGTTCATGTGAGATTttattttatcttgtaaacgatgATCTCTTGAAAAAGTTCGATCAGCTTCATATTTCATTACATATTGGTAAGTTCATGTGAGATTttattttatcttgtaaacgatgATCTCTTGAAAAAGGTCGATCAGCTTCATATTTCATTACATATTGGTAAGTTCATGTGAGATCttattttatcttgtaaacgatgATCTCTTGAAAAAGGTCGATCAGCTTCATATTTCATTACATATTGGTAAGTTCATGTGAGATTttattttatcttgtaaacgatgATCTCTTGAAAAAGGTCGATCAGCTTCATATTTCATTACATATTGGTAAGTTCATGTGAGATCttattttatcttgtaaacgatgATCTCTTGAAAAAGGTCGATCAGCTTCATATTTCATTGCACATTGGTAAGTTCATGTGAGATCttattttatcttgtaaacgatgATCTCTTGAAAAAGGTTGATCAGCTTCATATTTCATTACATATTGGTAAGTTCATGTGAGATCttattttatcttgtaaacgatgATCTCTTGAAAAAGGTCGATCAGCTTCATATTTCATTGCACATTGGTAAGTTCAAATGAGATTttattttatcttgtaaacgatgATCTCTTGAAAAAGGTCGATCAGCTTCATATTTCATTGCACATTGGTAAGTTCAAATGAGACTTATATTATCTTTAAATGACTGAAATCCTTAGATGAGAACTAGCTAGCACTGCCTCAGTGATCTAGTGGTAGAGTGTTTGCATTGAATGCTGAAGGTCCTGGGTTTGATCCCTGGCTGGGTCAAACCAAAGGTTTAAAAATTGGTATTTACAGATTCTCATCTAAGCATGTGGGAGTTGTCCGGGTAGGGTAACCAGTCTTCCTGCTGTTTATAATCAGGCTTAAGTTTTCAAATTCATAATATATtaacatgttctcgtcctgaatatgcatttaacttGTCCTtgaacatttataatttataagcAGGCATCCAATATCATCATCCTGAAATTAGTCTTTAACATAGTTATATCATacaatatattgttttaattattcaaaatttaaaatgacactttaagaaatatttatataaaggaTCTGTCTTCCAAAGAAAGGGaaattaacttttaaaagttAGGTAATGAATCAATCAAACAGATAATCAGTTATTTTTGCCTTTTGTTTCTGACAGTATAAAACCTTTAAagtttttattacatgtatattatataactttttccaaaaaaattgcaaactgttaaaaatgaaaattatctagaaattatataacataaaagGCACTTACATCAAGTGGTTTCACTTACTAATACCTTATTTGAAGTGTCTAAAACAATATCTACTTTATTTAGCCTTGAAAGATAAAACATGTAATAGGTAATAGATCATCAGAAAAAATCATTACAACATTACATGTGCCTACTTGTGATTAATTCTACTTGGATATTGTTACAAACACTTTCAAATTTGATATCAAATAAGTCAAAGTCCAGTAATTTGTTCTTGAgtttcttttttagctcacctggcctttCACCTGGCctgaaaggccaagtgagcttttctcatcacttggcgtccgtgtCCTTTGTTGTCGTCGTCCATCGTCCTTAACTTTTACagaaattttctcctctgaaactacctggccaaatttaaccaaacttggccacaatcatcatgggggtatctagtttaaagaaTGTGTCCGGttacctggccaaccaaccaagatggccaccatggctaaaaatagaacataggggtaaaatatagattttggcttataactctgaatccgaagcattcagagcaaatctgacaagaggttatcaagtcaaaatctatctgccctgaaattttcagacgaatccgacaacctgtttttgggttgctgcccctgaattggcaattttaaggaaattttgccgtttttggttattaacttgaatattattatagatagagatgaactgtaaacagcaataatgtcagcaaagtaagatctacaaataagtctacatgaccaaaatggtcagttgacccccttaggtagttattgccctttatagtcattttttaccaatttttcgtacatttttgtaatcttttacaaaaatcttctcctttgaaactaactgggccaaacttaaccatacttggccacaataatcattggggtatctagtttgaaaaatttgtgcgatgacccagccaaccaaccaagatggccgccatggctaaaaatagaacataggggtaaaatgtagattttggctgaaaactctaaaaccaaagcattaagagcaaatctgacttggggttaaattgtttatcgaGTCGAGATCTATCtgcattttcagatgaatctgacaactgcacctgaattggtaatttttaaggaaattttgctgtttttggttattatcttgaatattattatagatagagataaactgtaaacagcaataatgttcagcaaagtaagatctacaaataagtcaaacatgaccaaattgccctttacagtcaatttttaacaattttcataaattttgtatatttttgtaaattttaacaaaatattatcctctgtaactaatgggcaaagttcattatagatagagataattgtaagtagcaataatgttcagtaaagtaagatttacaaacatcaccatcaccaaaacacaattttgtcattagtccatctgtgtcttttgtttaatatgtacatacatgtagaccaaggtgagcgacacaggctctgaagagcctctagttttttctaTTTGTggttttcatcatttttgaaaaataatttcaatttgtatttagttttaccatgtttactgtaaAATCCTATAATTTTTTGGAtaataaattattgtttattaTGACTCATTACTGTTtacatacataaaatatttttttttagataaagtagATGATGATCATTTATACAGTTGGTATAGAAGTCTGTATAACCTTTTCCACAAGTCAAGGTTCAGATTATATCATACATCAGCATCAGATCAGCTATGTTTACAAGTCACACTCATGGAGTCATGTACTTACTACATGTCCTGGGTCAGAGATCCTGGACCACAAACCATGATATTGTACCCTCCAGCTATTGATGGTATGTATACACCCCTAGGTCCTAGGCTCAATCCATCTTGTGTTAATGGTAATTATACAGCCTGATTTTCAACTTGCTATTGATGATAATCATTGTGTAATGTTAGCTTTTAATGATAAGTATGGGCCTAGGGGAAATCCCTGTGTCCATGTGGCTGGTGATATCGCACATTACCTGATTTTGTTATATCTGCAATGTAAACAAATAGAACCATTTTGTAATTGTTTACATCTTCTGAAGGGACAGAAAAGATTAAAATTGAGAAGTTCAAGCATAAATTTATAATTACAATTCCATGATTAATCATTTAAGCCATTTCCATTATAAATTTTCAGTGGATAAAATTGGTTTCCTATTAAGTCTTTCCTGTATTCAAATTAGCTATTTTTAGAAAGCATGTACAAATTCACCAGGCATATGAAGAATTGTCAAATCAGGGTTTACCCTAATTTTGGAGACATATTACATAAAATCTTAACCGTGAAAACTATACAAAAAGATTACTTCAAGAAATAAAAACATGTCATGAGTTTCTCACTATATTAACAAGTTATTGGTTTCATTTCATTACCAAAGTGAAGCCAAAAGACTTAGGTGTGTGGAGCCGTGGATACACCAGACTGCATTGTATagctatatatattatgtatagaCATTGTGACATTGTACCAACATTTTATTGATGGTAGTTAAGACCGTTTAAACGTTGTTTATAATGCAGCGTGTTATTTATACATGGAGTGTACCATATATGATTTATTATATAATTCTACAATTTACTATGTTTGATAATCTGAAATATGTTACAGGTTCAATGGAATTTGAGCTTTCAAGAATAGAAGACTATTTAGAGAAACCAGAAGGGTATTGTGATGATAGTGTAGATATACCAGTCTTGAGGGGTACTCCTATATCATTATGTACCAACACTGACAGATATATGTTGAGAAATCCTTGTAAAATTATTCTTATAGGGTAAGTTGTTATATACCTTGAGATGGCACTCTTGCTTCATTTTCATATTTACCGGATGTGTAAAAAAGTAATACCCATAGTGTGTCAATTTATAGCCTGGGTTTACCTTCATTCTCATCTCATCCAAAAATCTTAAGCTAGCATGGACATCAGGGAATTTGTGCCTCATTTTCATATTTACTGGATCTTAAAAAAATCAACCCATACTGTGCTAATTTATAACCTGGATTTACCCTCATTATCATCTCATCTCATCAAATTCTTAAGCAAGTGTGAACATCAAGGAAAAAAATTCCATGACAGCTTTTAAGTGCATTTATATTTAAGTGTTTTTGGtcaatcttttcttttttctttcagatTTATATTCACAACTTATTTAGCATGGCAAATATTAGCCTCAGATATTGTAGACacatgtctattgttgaagacagtTAGTGGACTTCTAGATGTATATTGGTTTAAGGGTTGTTAGATTTCTCATCTCATACCACTTTTtattatacgaccccaaaaaataTTCGGTCGTATAATGTCGTCTAGATCTGCGTTGTCTTCCTAAGAtgcatttagtttccggacaattactttagtttaagtgaatggatctctataaatttttaccagaaggttcaataccactcaaggaaggttggaattgatttttggggttatggtcccaatagttcaggaattaggggccaaaaagggagcccaaataagcatttttgtagattccaaacaataacttgtgtttactTTATAGTGTATGAATctatctgaaattataccacaagattccatcccatgaagggatggttagtattgaccttggggggttatggctcaaactggTAAGGAgtaattaggggcaaaaaaaggggggttaaaatttatgtttttctggtcaatggacaattaagacaatttaaaagctgTGTATGGGAGATaatccaaaaaatatttaaaatacaatgttaGGTATAttcagatttacctcccttacactttttgtaaattatgtatcAAGAAATGTCACAGGTTTTGGACTATTTGCCAAAAAAACGGGGAGGgggtattgcacaaaagcaaaaaatatataaattcgaATCATATTACCAATTCTAAGGtttttgactacagttattctgtgtcagaaacctaatatgtgtcaaatatttaataacaatccaaattcagacctgtatcaagcacAAATATTGcatccatttttgccccaactgttcagtgttGACCCTAGATCttgtgtaataaaatttgacATTCTTgtagaatgaaaattgaatatttgaattacacagtatttttttttatgatttttttttagggaGGAGAAAATGCAATTAACTACGGATTCATATTTGCCATTTGAGCTTCAATGTGATGTCATTGGATTGAAGATGTTAGATGGTCATATTGATGCAGATGTTAATGAATATACAACCAATAATAAAGGGTAATATTATATTAAGAAATAATATTCATGCCAGACATAAGATAAGTGTGTTGGAGATTctcttgttattttgaaaattaaaacaaaattctgGGAAAAATTTAGATGGAAAGTTTAGGTCATGCACCCCTGAAAATGGCAAAAAATGAAGTAAGAATATTAAACTattattgtcattaaaaaaaaccatacaaaacATGTAGGAATATTTTTGCCACTGACCAATTAAGGGTTCACATCCTtcttttaaaaactttcatattgatagtacaaaaatcaTTTAGTAGaaaattacatgtataaatatactgTGAAGTGAAAATTACTTTAACCTAGAATGGAGTACAAAACTACTTAGGCCTAGCagttattataaaattatttgaaccAAGCAATGAGTAGAAAATTATTTAATCCAAGCAGTGAATAAGAAATAGGCTAGTTAAGCAATGAGTTGAACAGTTAGTTAACTAAGTTGTGAGTAGAAAATTactttctttgttttttgtgctattttcacatttcttcttAGGTGTGAGAAAGTATTTCtcctcagtggcggatctagaaattttcataagtgggggccaacTGGCtgtctaagagggggcccgctcccgtcacgtttcagtgattccctatataatcaaccggTTTTTTTTCTCATAAGGGGGAGGCCCGggcccctaaatccgcctctgctccTCACCAGTAAAATATATGTTCTCGGCAAAGGATTGGTGGAATTTAATTATTACATCAAAATTTTCATGGTTTCTtatgaatttcctattgtgacgttatgaaaaaggcgaccatgtctgacATGCCTGACGATgtcacatataaagaacacaatttTTTGCAAATCTTTGAAATGGAAGGGTAAAAATCATTAGAGATTCCACCACTATAATTCATTTATTGTCATATTTCTCCTCTCTCAACagttaaacttttcatatttaaaaaggTAGACAAGCCTTGGGGCTTTAAATACTCAAATTAAACTGTCTCAAGTGGAGAATTATCCTAACACACTTGCTGCAGAAGTGAATCTATATTTAACCTTTCACATTTCATTGCAGAACTTTACAACAGTCTACCCATGGAAGATCAACAGTGTTAGAAGCACTGGACAAATACACATTGTACGACAACAAGAACATTTTATATCTGAACATGCCAGACATGTTTTGGGAAATCATTACACCATTGCTAAATTCTGGAGTCCTAAAGGTAATTTATATAATGGGGAGTAAAGGAATAGGGTTTAAATATAAGGAAAATTCagttagtcatacacaatcaatttAAACTTGAAAATGTTGTGAAGATCCACTTGTTCATATTACAGCTATATTCTTAGCCGTTAGTTAAACTATAGAAGTTTGACAAATATTGTTCTTAACTATTGAACAAGGTAAAATTAGACTTCAACATACTGTTACGTACATGTATTTCACATTTTTATATCCTGAGTTCAGGCCTTAATTATGAAATAATTGAAGAAGTAAGGATAGAGATAATTttagttactgtaaattcagaaattattgcatgcattttgCATTTATCATTGCAATTCTTGAAGAATGAACAAAAATGTGAGTTTATTTATTGCGATTTAGGAAAAACTTCACACAGATATaggtatcagatatcagaatgtgaATTCTTATTGTTTGGATGCCCAAGGTGTTGCAATATTTGCATTTATAAAACCTAggaaaaatttctgaatttacagtaaatgtcTGTAAGTTTATAGATATTGAAGTACTTTAACAAGTTTATGGTAAAACGCAATAATGTTCATTATAAAGTCATGTTACTTTTTGTAAAGTCAGGAATGTACCGGTAGACAACATTCATTCTACATGCAGAAAAAAAGCAAAAGCTCTTCCATGTTGTCTTGTTATAATTTTGACATGATTTTCTTGTAGCAATACATATGCGATTGTGGAACAAGAAAAATGGGGTTGATTTATCCAGTTCATGAAATTAAGCaacaaaaaactttattaaatgtactgttttataaatgtttctttttttcaggGGTTTCATCAGCTTATCATTGACATCAATCTCCACAGAATATCAAAGAAGCTGCCGGTCGGAACAATCAGAACTTACTTCAGTGAACTTAAACGTATTGAATCTTATGGCTTTGATCTCTTCCAATCTATAAAGCTTGGAAATGGTGTTAAATTCGGAAAAAACAGCGAACATCACAGACTTAATTATGTGAAAACAAGACCACCATTTGGAAAATCAACATA includes:
- the LOC143068724 gene encoding uncharacterized protein LOC143068724, whose amino-acid sequence is MESCTYYMSWVRDPGPQTMILYPPAIDGSMEFELSRIEDYLEKPEGYCDDSVDIPVLRGTPISLCTNTDRYMLRNPCKIILIGEEKMQLTTDSYLPFELQCDVIGLKMLDGHIDADVNEYTTNNKGTLQQSTHGRSTVLEALDKYTLYDNKNILYLNMPDMFWEIITPLLNSGVLKGFHQLIIDINLHRISKKLPVGTIRTYFSELKRIESYGFDLFQSIKLGNGVKFGKNSEHHRLNYVKTRPPFGKST